GTGGTGCTCCTTCGGAAGAGCCCCGCTCACGCGGGAATGGACGTTTTATTTGATCTTGCTGGTCGGGTCGGCCGTCAGAACGGCGGGTCGTCGGAGAAGCCGCCGCCGGCGCCGCCGGTGGCCCAGGGGTCGTCGGCCGGGGCGCCGCCGCCCTGCTGGCCGCCGCCTCCGAAGCCGCCGCCCTGCTGACCGCCGAAGCCGCCCTGCTGGCCGCCGAAGCCGCCGCCCTGGCCGCCGCCGAATCCTCCGCCCTGCCGCTGGGTCTTGTTGACCTTCGCGGTGGCGTTGCGCAGCGACGGGCCGACCTCGTCGACCTCGATCTCGAAGACGGTGCGCTTCTCACCCTCGCGGGTCTCGTACGAACGCTGCTTGAGACGTCCCTGGACGATCACCCGCATGCCGCGCTGCAGGGTCTCGGCCACGTTCTCGGCGGCCTGCCGCCAGACGTTGCACGTGAGGAACAGCGCCTCGCCGTCCTTCCACTCGCCCGACTGGCGGTCGAAGTACCGCGGGGTCGAGGCGAGGCGGAAGGACGCGACCGCCTGCCCGCTCGGGGTGAATCGCAGATTCGGGTCCTCGACGAGGTTCCCGACCATCGTGATTACGGTGTCGCCTGCCATGGGGCTCGCTCCGGCTGGTGAGAGGGCTGAGCCTCGCTCAGTGGACCTCGGGGCGGATGACCTTGGTACGCAGGACCGTCTCGCTCAGGTTGAGCTGCCGGTCGAGCTCCTTGACCGTGGTGGGCTCGGCCGACAGATCGATCACCGCGTAGATGCCTTCGGTCTTCTTCTGGATGTCGTACGCCAGGCGCCGACGGCCCCAGACGTCGACCTTCTCGACGCTGCCGCCGCCGTCCTTGATGACCTTCAGGAACGGGTCGAGCGCGGGGCCCGCGTTGCGCTCGTCGATGGCGGGGTCGAGGATCGTCATGACTTCGTAGCGACGCATGCTGGTCCCTACCTCCTCTGGACTCATGCGGTCACGGTCTCTCCGTGACAGGAGGGCTCTTGCGTCCCCCGCGGCGGCGCCGGAATCCCGGGTCGCCGGGCGCGCCCGCCGCGAGACCGATACAGGCTACCAACAGTCGGCAGCGTACGAGCCGGTTCCGGCCGCGCCGCCGTCACCGCCGCACGGGCCGGCGGACGTTCTTGGCGCACCGCCGCCGCTCCAGCTCGGCCATGATGTCGGCCATCCGGGCGCGCATGCGCGCGGTCTGGGTCGTCAGCTGGGACAGCTCCTCAACGAGCTCCGCGTCGCCGATGAGGCTCAGCTCCGCTTTTGTCACCATCGTTCGTGCACCTCCCTGCTTCCCCCCGCTTCCCCTCGGGGGCGGACCGAGGCGGTCTTCTCGAATCCATGTTCGACATTAGCGTGTGCCGCCGACATTGTCCGCGCACCCGCGTCCCGCGCCCGTGTGGGGCCGACCACGCGTGGCCGATCTTCGCCTCCCCATGCCGATTGATCATGGCTTTCGCGGGGCATCTGACTACAGGCATGGTCCGTCCGGGTCCCGCGTGCATCGTGTGCCCCTGACGCGCGGGACGACGATGAGGAGGGTTCCGATGTCACAGGAGGCTTCAGAGACCAGGACGAGGACGAGGACGCGGCAGGCCGTCGACCGCGAGGGCAGGCCCGAACCCCACCGGCTCCAGGGCTGGCTCGCGGTCGCCTCCGTCACGATCGGCGTCCTGGCGCTCATTCTCGGCTGGATCGAGGAGACCCACTTCCCCGGCGCGGTCGCCGGACTGATCGGCCTGCCGCTCTCCCTGTACTCCCAGATGATCTCCGCGACGACGAACGAGCGGTGGCTGAACGTCATCGGGATGGTGACCTCGTTCCTCGGCATCAGCTTCGCCCTGAACAACGGCGGCTTCACCCTCTGACCGCACCGTCCCCGGCCGGGCCCCTCGCCACGCGAGGCCGGTACCGGTCTCGCCGTGTGCACGGGCGGGTTTCGCGGCAGGTGGGTTGTCGCAGGGGCGGGCTAGGCTCGTGGGCATGCGCATCGGAGCCCATGTCGATCAGACCAACCCGCTCGACAACGCGCGCGCGGTCGGCGCGGACGTCGTCCAGCTCTTCCTGGGCGACCCGCAGGGGTGGAAGAAGCCCGTCCTGCCCGAGGGCGTCGAGGCGCTGAAGGGCTCCGGCGTGGACGTCTACGTGCACGCCCCGTACACGATC
The sequence above is drawn from the Actinomadura hallensis genome and encodes:
- a CDS encoding single-stranded DNA-binding protein; this translates as MAGDTVITMVGNLVEDPNLRFTPSGQAVASFRLASTPRYFDRQSGEWKDGEALFLTCNVWRQAAENVAETLQRGMRVIVQGRLKQRSYETREGEKRTVFEIEVDEVGPSLRNATAKVNKTQRQGGGFGGGQGGGFGGQQGGFGGQQGGGFGGGGQQGGGAPADDPWATGGAGGGFSDDPPF
- the rpsF gene encoding 30S ribosomal protein S6, encoding MRRYEVMTILDPAIDERNAGPALDPFLKVIKDGGGSVEKVDVWGRRRLAYDIQKKTEGIYAVIDLSAEPTTVKELDRQLNLSETVLRTKVIRPEVH